The following are encoded together in the Aerococcus mictus genome:
- a CDS encoding MBL fold metallo-hydrolase, translating into MLIVSRVVTEVLEANTYLVYNEQNQEALIIDPGSSADKIRAEIQKLQLKPLAVLITHGHCDHIGALDDIRQYYQIPVYINQAEAPWLSDPMYNMSPFIGLGHLTFQAADSYYQDDQKQSIGSIDFTPIHTPGHTKGSTCLFFNNDDQPFMMTGDTLFKGTIGRTDFPGGDSQAIMQSIPQKLFTLPDQTLVYPGHYGASTIAEEKLTNPFFN; encoded by the coding sequence ATGCTCATAGTATCTCGAGTCGTTACTGAGGTGTTGGAGGCTAATACCTATCTAGTCTATAACGAGCAAAATCAAGAAGCTCTAATTATTGATCCCGGTTCTTCAGCGGACAAAATTCGTGCGGAAATTCAAAAGCTACAGCTAAAACCCCTTGCTGTCTTAATTACTCATGGTCATTGTGACCATATCGGTGCCCTAGACGATATCCGGCAATACTATCAAATTCCGGTTTACATCAATCAAGCTGAGGCGCCTTGGTTGAGTGACCCCATGTATAATATGAGTCCCTTTATTGGTTTAGGTCACTTGACTTTTCAAGCGGCTGATTCTTACTATCAAGATGACCAAAAACAAAGTATCGGAAGTATTGACTTTACCCCTATCCATACACCGGGACATACTAAGGGAAGTACTTGCTTATTCTTTAATAATGACGACCAGCCTTTCATGATGACTGGTGATACCCTCTTTAAAGGAACGATCGGTCGAACCGACTTTCCGGGTGGAGATAGTCAAGCGATTATGCAAAGTATTCCACAAAAATTGTTTACTCTACCAGACCAGACCCTGGTTTATCCAGGACATTACGGGGCTTCTACCATTGCTGAAGAAAAATTAACAAATCCCTTTTTTAATTAA
- a CDS encoding alpha/beta hydrolase family protein, translating into MTLLPHFPEENQLSPSEEATAVLESHYFENHMFFEEDNYILNNVHRFNDIPMEIVQGRYDVICPPSSAHQLHQACPKSNLHLVEASGHSPYDPEMLKTIVAIMDQLAE; encoded by the coding sequence TTGACCTTATTGCCTCATTTTCCCGAAGAAAACCAACTTAGTCCAAGTGAAGAAGCAACAGCCGTTTTAGAATCGCATTACTTTGAAAATCATATGTTTTTTGAAGAAGATAATTATATTTTAAATAATGTTCATCGCTTTAATGATATCCCGATGGAAATTGTCCAAGGCCGGTATGATGTCATTTGCCCACCAAGTTCAGCCCATCAACTCCACCAAGCATGTCCAAAATCTAATTTACATCTGGTAGAAGCCAGTGGCCATAGCCCTTACGATCCTGAAATGTTAAAAACGATCGTTGCTATTATGGACCAATTAGCGGAATAA
- a CDS encoding alpha/beta hydrolase yields MEAGYQNTKVNQSFYLQVDDQHKLYVEDCGNTKGQPVIFLHGGPGSEITPSCRLFFDPEKYHIILFDQRGTGKSKPFLSTENNTPFDSVRDMELIREYYGYDNWFVFGGSYGSTLALVYAILHPERVEQLILRGIFLGRQEEIDWLYEGGAAKFYPEAYEKYLSFLSDEEQK; encoded by the coding sequence ATGGAAGCAGGTTATCAAAATACAAAAGTTAATCAAAGCTTTTACTTACAAGTGGACGATCAGCATAAGTTGTATGTCGAAGACTGTGGAAACACAAAAGGCCAGCCAGTTATTTTTCTACATGGAGGTCCTGGGAGTGAGATTACTCCAAGTTGCCGCTTATTTTTCGATCCTGAAAAATATCATATTATTTTATTTGACCAACGAGGGACTGGGAAGAGCAAGCCTTTTTTATCTACCGAGAATAATACACCTTTTGACAGCGTTCGCGATATGGAACTGATCCGTGAATACTACGGCTATGACAATTGGTTTGTTTTTGGGGGCTCTTACGGATCGACCTTGGCTTTGGTCTACGCCATTTTACATCCTGAACGGGTGGAACAATTGATACTAAGAGGGATCTTTCTCGGCCGTCAAGAAGAGATCGATTGGTTGTATGAAGGTGGGGCAGCAAAATTTTATCCCGAAGCTTACGAAAAATATCTGTCGTTCTTGAGTGATGAGGAGCAAAAATAA
- a CDS encoding PTS transporter subunit IIABC, with the protein MKEKLFESLQRLGKTFMLPISILPLAGLFLGISASFTGETFVKMYHLENILSPGMPLHSILSVLGDCGAVVFDNLGLLFAISIALGLAKSEKGVAALSAVVGYFMMYASLSSSIIHLRGLEELEKIPGLITSLLGFEHTMNLGVFGGIIIGCLVAWLHNRYYKIELPDALSFFAGTHFVPIVSAVAGVVSGLILSFIWPYFAAGIANLGQIIANTGHLGTFLYGYIYRALIPFGLHHIFYLPFWQTAVGGTAVVDGTTVVGAQNIIFAQLKAGEAISPDAARFFAFQFPEMIFALPAAAYAMYRAARSDKKTMVKGLLFSASLTSIVTGITEPIEFTILFASPLLYFGVHCVLFALSTVLVHIAGVGVGLTFSGGLIDFILYGVLPGNARTHWIPVVIIGIIYAIVYFFLFHWIIKKFDLDTPGRKADTSLHTKEEFRNKNALNGLSETDQRAYQIVSGLGGTDNLVDVDNCATRLRVTVKNGDEVNKEALQATGAAGVVVRGNSVQVIYGTTVSTIKTQVTEFIDSGQAPKTAATVVNEKQAEDLKGSAQVVSDQAILDGIPVELYAVADGEVISIDKVEDEVFSQKMMGDGYAIQPSQGQVVAPVNGKILNIFPTKHALGIQSDEGLEILVHMGLDTVELKGEGFTIQVEEGQSVKAGEPLAQMDLASIEAKGKACDIMVVLTNSDRVHSLDVLDQKQVTAGEKVGEALLNKE; encoded by the coding sequence ATGAAAGAGAAACTTTTTGAAAGTTTGCAACGTTTAGGGAAAACCTTTATGTTACCAATTTCAATTTTACCCTTAGCTGGTTTATTTCTAGGTATATCAGCTTCTTTTACAGGTGAAACATTTGTGAAAATGTATCACTTAGAAAATATTCTTTCGCCGGGAATGCCGCTCCATAGTATTTTAAGCGTTTTAGGAGACTGCGGAGCCGTTGTCTTTGATAACCTAGGTTTATTGTTTGCTATATCTATTGCCTTAGGTTTGGCTAAAAGCGAGAAAGGGGTGGCAGCCTTATCAGCCGTGGTAGGCTACTTTATGATGTACGCTTCACTATCTAGTTCCATCATCCACCTCCGTGGTTTAGAAGAATTGGAAAAAATACCAGGATTGATCACATCATTACTTGGCTTTGAACATACCATGAACCTGGGTGTTTTTGGTGGGATTATTATTGGCTGTCTAGTGGCTTGGCTACATAATCGTTATTACAAGATCGAACTCCCTGATGCCTTGTCATTTTTCGCTGGTACTCATTTTGTCCCAATTGTTTCAGCAGTTGCTGGAGTCGTTAGTGGACTTATTTTATCTTTTATCTGGCCGTATTTTGCCGCTGGGATTGCTAATCTCGGTCAGATTATCGCTAATACTGGCCACTTAGGGACCTTCCTTTACGGTTATATTTATCGTGCCTTAATTCCATTTGGATTGCATCATATTTTTTATTTACCATTTTGGCAAACCGCTGTAGGAGGGACTGCCGTCGTTGATGGGACCACTGTTGTGGGCGCCCAAAATATTATTTTTGCCCAATTAAAGGCTGGAGAAGCTATTTCTCCCGATGCAGCTAGATTCTTTGCCTTCCAATTTCCAGAGATGATTTTTGCCTTACCAGCTGCTGCCTACGCCATGTATCGTGCCGCTAGATCAGATAAGAAGACCATGGTCAAGGGGCTATTATTTTCTGCATCCCTAACCTCAATTGTTACGGGGATTACCGAGCCGATTGAATTTACTATTTTATTTGCCTCTCCCTTACTTTATTTTGGGGTGCATTGTGTTCTCTTTGCTTTATCTACTGTCTTAGTTCATATTGCCGGAGTAGGGGTTGGACTAACTTTCTCAGGCGGGTTAATTGACTTTATTCTTTACGGCGTCTTGCCAGGCAATGCGAGAACACATTGGATTCCTGTGGTTATTATCGGTATTATCTACGCCATTGTCTATTTCTTCCTCTTCCATTGGATTATTAAGAAATTTGACTTGGATACTCCAGGAAGAAAAGCAGATACTTCATTACATACTAAAGAAGAATTCCGGAACAAAAATGCGCTTAATGGCTTGAGTGAAACTGACCAAAGAGCTTATCAAATTGTTAGCGGTTTAGGTGGTACCGATAACCTGGTTGATGTTGATAATTGTGCCACCCGTCTACGGGTAACGGTCAAAAACGGTGATGAGGTTAATAAGGAAGCCCTACAAGCCACTGGCGCAGCTGGCGTTGTGGTACGTGGTAATAGTGTCCAAGTCATCTACGGGACCACAGTGTCAACCATTAAGACCCAGGTGACTGAATTTATTGACAGTGGTCAAGCTCCCAAAACAGCCGCAACGGTCGTGAACGAAAAGCAAGCAGAAGATCTCAAAGGATCAGCTCAAGTCGTTAGTGATCAAGCGATTTTAGATGGTATCCCAGTAGAACTTTATGCGGTTGCAGATGGTGAGGTCATTAGCATTGATAAGGTTGAAGATGAGGTCTTTTCTCAAAAAATGATGGGGGACGGCTATGCTATCCAACCTAGTCAAGGCCAGGTGGTCGCGCCAGTAAATGGGAAAATCTTAAATATCTTTCCAACTAAGCATGCCCTTGGTATCCAAAGTGATGAAGGCCTTGAAATCCTCGTTCACATGGGCTTAGACACGGTTGAACTCAAAGGCGAAGGCTTTACTATTCAGGTTGAAGAAGGACAAAGTGTCAAAGCTGGGGAGCCGTTAGCTCAAATGGACCTAGCAAGTATCGAAGCCAAAGGTAAAGCTTGTGACATTATGGTTGTCTTAACCAATAGTGATAGGGTTCATAGCCTCGATGTTCTTGATCAAAAACAAGTCACAGCTGGCGAAAAGGTCGGCGAAGCCTTATTGAATAAAGAATAG
- the mprF gene encoding bifunctional lysylphosphatidylglycerol flippase/synthetase MprF: MKDIYNRYHKMFKIVFYILLILFFGYLIQNELRSINWSLFFDSLADLPAFTRMALVIFGLLGFSFNGWYDYVATRNYTVTAHSYKILQMGWISQAFNEFIGLSGFTGAALRNNFYQKHGLKPKQAIQISLETWFASFLGLGVLLLIVLLSGKIDGYSLLLPVIYLLYLPLYFFYDKLPLARKLGKKFGLEAITWKKKLAYLSASLCDWVASFTYFYIVMLIFMPHLSPIFAMMVYSFANVVGILSFIPGGLGTFDLTVLLMMQNAGYNPDQVLAAIVILRVCYYVIPWLLACFYVFHNWFTSKLFEEDMKIKAWGKWIVRFVSFLLSVNGLVLISSVISPAVPERIHLLKYLIPRSLQSVSILLVLLIGCTAFILSFGLFKRIRRALWLTLILLPLGAIACMIKGLDYEEAIFLLLSTYLLYQSRFLFTRNHLALNRKNILLSFFACAGLLLIIFLITGHFRHMPFTRHVYLLNPLHIFFYLVIASLLTILVLFSRSERLDFLPPSLDEINLYEQLIAEYGGSEYSHLVYLKDKMIFFNTEQTVAILYRPSSDNLIALGDPIGNSQDFPSALEEFLEYAEHMDMAVGFYEVTPHYLDAFCSLGYATLKIGESAIIDLDEFTFEGKKNKNRRSVRNDMTRAGLYFEVYQPPYNDKFIHDLRQISDQWLNKREEMSFSMGAFYEDYLARERIAVLRDEKAIYAFASIMPISEDMISIDLMRYISHDAGDVMQMLILQLLQWAKDLGYHRFVLGMAPLANVGTKSYASPRDKTLHLVYDFGNRFYGFKGLRAYKSKFRPEWENRYIIYPNQTTLIKILISLLDITHKTRD, encoded by the coding sequence ATGAAAGATATTTATAATCGCTATCATAAAATGTTTAAAATAGTATTTTATATTTTACTGATCTTATTTTTCGGCTATCTCATTCAAAATGAGTTACGGTCAATTAATTGGTCCTTGTTTTTTGATTCCTTAGCTGACCTACCTGCTTTTACCCGGATGGCCTTAGTAATCTTTGGATTATTAGGCTTTAGCTTTAACGGGTGGTATGACTATGTTGCTACCCGTAACTACACGGTGACTGCCCATAGCTATAAAATTTTACAAATGGGCTGGATAAGCCAAGCATTTAATGAATTTATCGGCTTAAGTGGCTTTACCGGTGCTGCTCTTAGAAATAATTTTTATCAAAAGCACGGGCTGAAGCCTAAGCAAGCCATACAAATTTCCTTAGAAACTTGGTTTGCCAGTTTTCTGGGCTTAGGCGTCTTATTATTAATCGTCTTATTATCAGGAAAAATTGATGGTTATTCACTATTACTTCCAGTAATTTATTTACTCTATCTGCCTTTGTATTTTTTCTATGATAAATTGCCTTTAGCCAGAAAATTGGGTAAAAAATTTGGCCTAGAAGCTATCACTTGGAAGAAGAAATTGGCTTACCTATCCGCTTCGCTGTGTGACTGGGTAGCTTCTTTTACCTATTTTTATATTGTGATGTTAATTTTTATGCCGCATTTATCACCGATATTTGCCATGATGGTCTATAGCTTCGCTAACGTCGTAGGGATTTTAAGTTTTATTCCTGGAGGTTTGGGGACCTTTGACCTGACGGTATTATTAATGATGCAAAATGCCGGTTATAATCCCGATCAAGTTTTGGCAGCGATTGTTATCCTCCGGGTATGTTACTACGTCATTCCCTGGTTATTAGCTTGTTTCTATGTTTTCCATAACTGGTTTACCAGTAAACTATTCGAAGAAGATATGAAGATAAAGGCATGGGGAAAGTGGATTGTTCGCTTTGTTTCCTTTTTACTCTCAGTTAACGGCTTGGTTTTAATTTCTTCAGTGATTTCACCAGCCGTTCCTGAGCGGATTCATTTGCTTAAATACCTGATTCCCAGATCTTTACAAAGTGTCTCCATTCTTTTGGTCCTTTTAATCGGGTGTACTGCCTTTATTTTATCTTTTGGCCTATTTAAGCGGATCAGAAGGGCATTATGGTTGACACTTATTCTCTTACCTCTAGGAGCCATTGCTTGTATGATTAAGGGCTTAGACTATGAGGAAGCGATCTTCTTACTCCTATCGACTTATTTACTTTATCAGTCCCGTTTTCTCTTTACTCGCAATCATTTGGCATTGAATCGTAAGAATATTTTACTTAGCTTTTTCGCCTGTGCAGGTCTTTTGTTAATCATTTTTTTAATCACCGGGCACTTTAGACATATGCCTTTCACTCGTCATGTCTATTTATTAAATCCATTACATATTTTCTTCTACCTGGTGATTGCTAGTTTGTTGACTATTTTAGTGCTATTTAGTCGCAGTGAACGACTGGACTTCCTACCACCTTCCCTAGATGAAATTAATCTTTACGAACAGCTTATCGCTGAATATGGGGGGAGCGAATATAGCCACTTAGTCTATTTGAAAGACAAGATGATCTTTTTTAACACTGAACAAACTGTGGCTATTTTATACCGCCCCTCATCGGATAATTTAATTGCCTTGGGTGACCCCATTGGTAACAGTCAGGATTTTCCTAGCGCCTTAGAAGAATTTTTGGAATATGCTGAACATATGGATATGGCGGTCGGCTTTTATGAGGTTACCCCTCATTACCTGGATGCTTTTTGTAGTTTAGGCTACGCTACCTTGAAAATAGGGGAGTCGGCGATTATTGATTTAGATGAATTTACTTTTGAAGGGAAGAAGAATAAAAACCGGCGTTCCGTTCGCAATGATATGACCCGGGCTGGGCTCTATTTTGAAGTTTACCAACCGCCTTATAATGATAAATTTATCCATGACTTGCGGCAAATTTCTGATCAGTGGCTTAATAAGCGAGAAGAAATGAGTTTTTCCATGGGGGCTTTCTATGAGGACTATCTAGCTAGAGAGCGGATTGCCGTCTTAAGAGATGAGAAGGCGATCTATGCTTTTGCAAGTATTATGCCGATATCGGAGGACATGATTTCAATTGATTTAATGCGTTATATCAGTCATGATGCTGGGGATGTCATGCAGATGCTCATTTTGCAGTTATTGCAATGGGCCAAAGACCTTGGCTACCACCGCTTTGTTTTGGGGATGGCGCCTTTGGCTAATGTAGGGACAAAATCCTATGCTAGCCCACGGGATAAGACCTTGCATCTGGTATATGATTTTGGTAATCGCTTTTATGGCTTTAAAGGATTACGTGCCTACAAATCTAAATTCCGTCCTGAATGGGAAAACCGCTATATTATTTATCCTAATCAGACCACTTTAATCAAGATTTTAATTAGTTTATTAGATATTACCCACAAGACAAGGGATTAA
- a CDS encoding diacylglycerol/lipid kinase family protein: MSKVMIIVNPGSGDNQGEEYGKRLADFLNGKFDQVDIKKTEGDNDALKFAQEACQGHYDSLFTVGGDGTINEAVNGLAGQDYRPTLGFFPAGTNNTFAQLFNISEDIDQYIENLDLEESHRLDIGRCNDQYFNYYVCFGKLIEATTGTSSEEKSQFGSFAYLKNILSALPKDDTHPIKIESDSESFEGKASHVFVLLTNQVGNLVFSNEQSNLQDGQFQVYILTDESTGSKLSALKDILFGQLEDNDSIKSFACSKLTITNSDDNETQVDIDGNDGPYLPCEIELLPKHINFYVPKTQAVQ; the protein is encoded by the coding sequence ATGAGTAAGGTTATGATAATTGTCAATCCAGGGTCTGGAGATAATCAAGGCGAGGAATACGGTAAACGACTAGCTGATTTTCTCAACGGTAAGTTTGATCAAGTCGATATAAAAAAGACTGAAGGAGATAATGACGCCTTGAAGTTTGCCCAGGAAGCCTGTCAAGGCCATTATGATTCTTTATTTACTGTTGGCGGTGATGGAACCATTAATGAAGCGGTCAATGGGCTCGCCGGCCAGGACTACCGACCCACTTTAGGTTTCTTCCCAGCAGGAACCAACAATACTTTTGCCCAATTATTTAATATTTCTGAAGATATTGATCAGTATATTGAGAACTTAGATTTAGAAGAAAGCCATCGTTTAGATATTGGTCGCTGTAATGATCAATATTTCAACTACTATGTTTGTTTTGGCAAGTTAATTGAAGCAACCACAGGAACCAGTTCCGAAGAGAAATCACAATTTGGCTCCTTTGCTTACCTGAAGAATATTTTATCAGCTCTACCTAAAGATGACACCCATCCTATTAAAATTGAATCTGATAGTGAAAGTTTTGAAGGCAAAGCCAGTCATGTATTTGTCCTATTAACTAACCAAGTGGGAAACCTGGTCTTCTCTAATGAACAAAGTAATTTACAAGACGGTCAATTTCAAGTGTATATTTTAACCGATGAATCAACCGGGTCAAAGTTATCTGCGCTAAAGGATATCCTTTTTGGTCAATTAGAAGATAATGACTCGATCAAAAGCTTTGCCTGTTCCAAGTTAACCATCACGAATTCTGATGATAATGAAACCCAGGTCGATATTGATGGTAACGATGGGCCTTATCTCCCATGCGAAATTGAATTATTGCCAAAGCACATTAATTTCTATGTTCCTAAGACCCAAGCAGTTCAATAA
- the pnuC gene encoding nicotinamide riboside transporter PnuC translates to MKKEYRQSLNLITDILLVVITAWGSFQNGWFNLPNLVSWMGLIGVIGLAKKWQGNFIFNAIQNISAAIVAGRNRIFGDMFTSIYYLFTQIFGFQQWQHHKDESGELIVDEKTNWRLVGFAVLVGFFGLGTVSYFLGGVFIFWDAFNNATAIIAQYMQLVQRKRASWILWLITNLISLYIFLMQGVPQMAIMYFVFSLNACRGFINWKN, encoded by the coding sequence GTGAAAAAAGAATATCGTCAAAGTCTTAATTTAATCACTGATATTTTATTAGTTGTTATCACAGCCTGGGGGTCTTTTCAAAATGGTTGGTTTAATTTACCCAACTTGGTTTCCTGGATGGGGCTGATTGGAGTTATTGGTTTGGCAAAGAAGTGGCAAGGAAATTTCATTTTTAACGCGATTCAAAATATCTCTGCTGCTATAGTAGCAGGCCGTAATCGGATCTTTGGTGACATGTTTACCAGCATTTATTATTTATTTACCCAAATCTTTGGTTTTCAGCAATGGCAACATCATAAAGATGAATCCGGGGAGCTTATTGTAGACGAAAAGACGAATTGGCGTTTAGTAGGTTTCGCTGTTTTAGTAGGTTTCTTTGGTTTAGGGACCGTTTCTTATTTTCTCGGTGGCGTATTTATCTTCTGGGACGCATTTAATAATGCCACAGCTATCATTGCTCAATACATGCAATTGGTGCAAAGAAAGCGGGCCAGCTGGATTTTATGGTTAATCACTAATCTTATCTCCCTTTATATTTTCCTCATGCAGGGGGTACCACAAATGGCCATCATGTATTTCGTCTTTTCACTCAATGCCTGCCGCGGTTTTATTAACTGGAAAAATTAG
- a CDS encoding universal stress protein translates to MSIKRKILVAVDDSDQARDAFVEAVTIAKAKEANLYLVSVIDEDILSNREESDYSHSLVGQRQELLNNYRQLAKNQFDFDQVNAEVFVGEPKRQIIHLLKEDPAFELIVVGATGKNARERLFMGSVSQFVVRHSPVSVLIVR, encoded by the coding sequence ATGTCAATAAAAAGAAAAATTTTAGTTGCTGTCGACGACTCTGACCAAGCTCGCGATGCTTTTGTTGAAGCGGTCACTATCGCCAAGGCTAAGGAGGCCAATTTATACCTGGTATCTGTTATCGACGAAGATATTTTATCTAACCGTGAAGAAAGTGATTATTCTCACAGCCTTGTCGGCCAACGGCAAGAGTTACTCAATAATTACCGTCAACTTGCCAAGAATCAATTTGACTTTGACCAAGTCAATGCTGAGGTCTTTGTAGGCGAGCCTAAGCGACAAATCATTCACCTTTTAAAAGAAGATCCTGCCTTTGAATTGATTGTTGTTGGGGCAACTGGGAAAAATGCTAGAGAACGTCTCTTTATGGGCTCCGTTTCTCAATTCGTTGTTCGCCATTCCCCTGTTTCAGTGCTTATTGTCCGCTAG
- a CDS encoding universal stress protein, with protein sequence MPKKNIQKIMVPIDGSEPAKAAFEQALEYAHIYQAKLYIFSVAADFLRYDFDDFNLKAHDHELCAYQELLKNYQKEAQEVGITDITIEARPGDPRKEILDFAEEQEIDLIMMGSTGKGVLDRLLIGSVSEYIMIHAACDVFIAK encoded by the coding sequence ATGCCAAAGAAAAATATTCAAAAAATAATGGTACCTATTGATGGTTCTGAACCAGCCAAGGCTGCCTTTGAACAAGCCCTTGAATATGCTCATATCTATCAAGCTAAACTCTATATTTTTAGTGTAGCTGCTGATTTCTTACGTTATGACTTTGATGACTTTAATTTAAAAGCCCATGACCATGAATTATGCGCCTACCAAGAATTATTAAAGAATTACCAAAAAGAAGCTCAAGAGGTCGGAATTACAGATATCACCATTGAAGCCCGTCCTGGAGATCCTAGAAAAGAAATTCTTGACTTTGCCGAAGAACAAGAAATTGATTTAATTATGATGGGGTCGACTGGTAAAGGCGTACTTGATCGCTTACTCATTGGGTCCGTTTCTGAGTATATTATGATCCATGCGGCCTGTGATGTTTTCATTGCTAAATAA
- the nth gene encoding endonuclease III: MLLTDSETLSVLKEIMALFPDAGPSLNFNSVYQLLIAVMLSAQSTDKKVNEVTPDLFKAFPTPKHLAEASPQDIEPFINQLGLYHSKARYLHAVGQQLIDKYGGQVPGQRKDLESLSGVGRKTASVVLSLGFDQPAFAVDTHISRIAKHHHFVDPNATVREVEKRITKVLPASEWKDAHHALIAFGRTICTARNPQCYRYPQLFPHQGKETKRND, translated from the coding sequence TTGCTTTTAACTGATTCAGAAACCTTATCCGTTCTGAAAGAAATTATGGCCCTCTTTCCCGACGCTGGCCCAAGTTTAAACTTCAATTCTGTTTACCAATTACTCATCGCTGTGATGCTCAGCGCCCAATCCACTGATAAAAAGGTCAATGAAGTGACTCCTGATCTTTTTAAAGCTTTTCCCACGCCTAAACACCTAGCGGAGGCCAGCCCTCAGGACATTGAACCCTTTATCAATCAGCTAGGCCTCTATCACAGCAAGGCGCGTTATTTGCATGCAGTGGGTCAACAATTAATCGACAAGTACGGTGGTCAAGTTCCCGGTCAACGCAAGGATTTAGAAAGTCTAAGTGGTGTGGGGAGAAAAACAGCCAGTGTCGTCCTCAGTCTAGGCTTTGACCAGCCAGCCTTTGCTGTCGATACCCATATCAGTCGCATAGCAAAACATCATCACTTTGTCGATCCAAATGCTACGGTAAGAGAAGTGGAAAAACGAATTACTAAGGTCCTCCCTGCTAGTGAATGGAAGGATGCCCACCATGCTTTAATTGCCTTTGGCAGGACGATTTGTACTGCCCGTAACCCTCAATGCTATCGTTACCCGCAATTATTTCCCCACCAAGGAAAGGAGACAAAGCGAAATGACTGA
- a CDS encoding 5-formyltetrahydrofolate cyclo-ligase, which translates to MTDEIDSKKSRLRQKIKTKRQALPQSYYHWANEIISDKLVNFSIFNQAKRILLFSSLPFEFNTQELIRFCFKQGIQVILPRVHGKSLDLYYIDESTTYQKSRYGILEPQANSPQADISRLDLIILPCLSCNRQGQRLGYGGGYYDRLLADFKGITIIPYFDKLMTSDIPCKDYDIKADYIISESGIVSTNVSNDQLCPE; encoded by the coding sequence ATGACTGATGAAATCGATAGTAAAAAAAGCAGGCTACGTCAAAAAATCAAAACAAAACGCCAAGCCCTCCCCCAGTCTTATTATCATTGGGCAAATGAAATTATTAGCGATAAACTAGTCAATTTTTCAATTTTTAACCAAGCTAAGCGTATCTTACTTTTTTCCAGTCTGCCCTTTGAATTTAATACCCAAGAGCTGATTCGTTTTTGTTTTAAGCAAGGGATTCAAGTAATCCTCCCCCGAGTTCATGGAAAGTCACTTGATTTGTACTATATTGATGAATCGACCACTTATCAAAAAAGTAGATATGGTATTTTGGAGCCTCAAGCTAATAGTCCCCAAGCTGACATTAGTAGGCTTGATCTCATCATCTTACCCTGCTTAAGTTGTAACCGCCAGGGTCAACGTTTAGGCTACGGTGGAGGCTATTATGACCGCCTCTTGGCTGATTTTAAAGGAATAACCATTATTCCTTACTTCGATAAACTAATGACTTCAGATATTCCTTGCAAAGACTATGACATAAAAGCAGATTACATTATAAGTGAAAGTGGTATTGTTTCGACTAACGTATCAAATGATCAACTTTGCCCTGAGTAA
- a CDS encoding aminoacyl-tRNA deacylase produces the protein MSKKHKKTNAMRLLDQAKIPYEEAIIPYRDGSFQPQAGKSSYKTLVARSHDHEIVVFVIPLDQELDLKQCARVINSKRVELVHVKELLGLTGYVRGGCSPLGMKKKYRTWYNDSCLDEDKIYVSAGERGKQIGLDPKALIEVTQGKVDHLIR, from the coding sequence GTGAGTAAAAAACATAAAAAGACCAATGCTATGCGCCTCTTAGACCAGGCCAAGATCCCTTATGAAGAAGCCATCATTCCATATAGAGATGGTAGTTTTCAACCACAAGCAGGGAAATCGTCCTACAAAACCTTGGTAGCTAGAAGCCATGACCATGAAATCGTTGTATTTGTGATACCGCTTGACCAGGAGCTTGATCTTAAGCAATGTGCCCGCGTCATTAACAGTAAGCGGGTTGAGTTAGTCCATGTTAAGGAACTATTGGGCCTCACCGGCTATGTACGAGGCGGTTGTTCGCCTCTAGGCATGAAAAAGAAATATCGTACTTGGTATAATGATTCCTGTCTTGATGAAGACAAAATATATGTCAGTGCTGGTGAACGGGGCAAACAAATCGGACTTGATCCTAAGGCTCTAATAGAAGTTACTCAGGGCAAAGTTGATCATTTGATACGTTAG